TCCGGCCGCCGCGTCCGTCGCGATGATCCACGGCTTGCGAGGCGACCACGAGGCACGGGCGACCTGGCTCGCGATCACCGACCGGACAGGCAGCAAGGAGGATCACCGCCACGGCCACGGCGCCGTCTTCGACGCCATGGTCCTGCTCCACCACGGGGACGCCGACGCGGCCCTGGAGCGCGTCGCGCCGGAGCCGGAGCAGGTGTGGAAGTGGGTCTGCTGGGTCTGGCTGCACTGGTACACGGCGCTCCGGGCCGAGGCATCGGTCCTCGCCGGGCACCCGGACGCCCGGGGCCGGATCGCCGCCGCCCGGGCCGTGGTCGCCGGGAACCCGGTCGCCACCGCCCTGGTGGACCGGGCGGAGGCAGTGCTCGACGGGGATCTGCCGCAGTTGCTCGCCACCGCGTCGGCGTTCGAGGCGGCCGACTGCCGCTACCAGTGGTCGCGCACGCTCCTGCTCGCCGGCGGCGCGCACGCCGCGACCGGCGCGTCCGCCCTGGCCGACCTCGGACTCGCGCCCATGGCCGCTCGGTAGCCGCACCACTGGCCCGCCTGAACAACACGTTGCGGTCTCGGCCTCGACGCGACACCCGCTCCCGCGCCTGCGCAGGGCCGCGCGCGAGGCACGGCCCTGCGGAGGTGTGTTCAGAACGTCACAGGATTTCGATGGAGTTGACCTTCGGCGGGTGGTTCGGGAACGTGATCTCCGTCCAGCGGTTGATCCTCACGGAGTCGCCGTTGGCGTCGTAGTAGATCAGGTCGTTGTTGCCGGTGGAGATCTTGTCGACCCACCAGCCCCCGAACCCGGTCCGTCCCTTGTTCGCGTAGCAGTCGACGCTCTGCCGGCCGCCCTCGTGGGACCAGATCTTCAGGAAGTTCTCGCCGCCCCGGCACTCGATGTGATCGATGGCGAACGCGTTGCCGGGGATGGTCAAGGTCAATGACGCCGCTGCGGCGAACGCCACGGCGGCCGATCGAACGAACCTCTTCGGCTTCATGAGCACGATCTCTCCTTCACGGGAATCGAGCAGTAAGGGGCGCCCCGTGCCCACGGGCACGTCGGCCACCCACACCGCGACGGACCGGCAAACGACCTTCGCGGTTGCACAGAGAGATTCCCCTGTGGTCGGTGCCCTCTGCAATCAACTCCGCCGTGTGCGGCCGGATTTGGCACCATGTTGTCCCAATTCAGACCTCTGGTCCTCAGTTGAAACGTTTGAGCACCTTGGCGGCCTTGCCCGCCTGCCGCCGGCGGTCGTGACGGCCTGGTCGATCTCCGCGGAACGACCGGCATCGGTCCGGCAGGCGGCCGAGGGAGGGGCCGAAAGGGAGGCCGTCCCGGGGCAAACCAGAACCCTGGCCCAGAGCAACGGATGCGTTCCGGCCATCGCGAAGGCGAAGCCACGTGGGGTTCGCTCGTGTCCCGCCGAGCAGGCCGCACCCGCTCGCCTGCGCCGGCGTGAACCCGTGGAACAAGGCCCGAGCCGGTGCGCCGGCGGCCGTCGAGCCGGCGGCACGGCTGCGGACCGTCCGGGCGTCGTCAGAACGACTCGTGGTACTCCTGCGGGTGCCCGCAGACGCGGATGATCGCACCTGCGCCGATGTCCGGCCCCGTGAAGTCCCGGTACTGGCTGAAGCAGAAGTCGGAGTCTCCGCGGAAGCCCGGACATCCGCAGGGTTGGTTCCGACGGCCGGACGATTCGACACCGGTGCAGTACTCCAAGGATCCGTGTACCAGGGCACCTGGCTCGATCCCGGACCGGGCGAGCACGTCGGCTGCCGCGCTTTTCGCCTGACTGACCAGCAGCACCGCTTCTCTGAGCGCTCGTACATGCTCGTCACTGAGACGCGCGGGCGGGTAGGACATGGCGGGCTCCTGTCAATCGCTACGGGGCGCGGGTGGAGGGGCTGGTCGAGCATGGAGCCGGGGGTGAGGTGTTCCGGCGGAATGCAGCCGGGGGTGACGAGCCGCTCCGATGCGACGGATGCGGCTCATTCCCGCACGGTCACTGCTCGTCGACGCGGTCACACACAACGAATCCGGGCTCGATCTCCGAGCATTCGAAGATCGGCTGAGGGATCCCCACCGTCAAGGTTCCGCCCGATTCCTCTCCACGGCCCGCGGGGTGGTACGCGAGCGAGAAGTGCCGAGCCGCCCGGGGGTACTTCTCCAGCAGATCGCGAAAGTCCTCGATCAGACCACTGAACTCTTCCGGGATGGTGGCATTGCTCTTGCGTTGCTCCGTCATGACCGCCTCCTTGGTCAGAGAATCCCTGGTACCACCCAGAGGGGCAGCCATGGCCAGCCACGCCGTGCCACCGCTCGCGTACGGACGCCCTCGCCCACCTGCCGGCGACAGTTTCGCGCGGCGGGCCCGCGTTCGCGGCGGGCGCCACGGGGATGGCTCCATCTGGGCTCGGCGAGGCGACCCGGGCGGCGGAGGGTGTTGTGTCTCCAGTTGCTGGAGACAGCAGGGTGGGGAACGTGGATGTCCGACCCTCTCCTCACACGTCGACGGGCCGGACAGTTGCAGGGCCGGCAAGGGAGGCGTCGTCCCCCGGGGCTGGTGAGGGGTGTGCGACGGGTGACGAGTGCTGTGACGGTTCGGAGACATGGAGCGCACGCTTCTCGTACACATGATCCATAGTCTTCTTCTTGCAGCCCCGCCCAGCCTCAACAGCTCACACCTGACAGAGGAGGCGGCATGCAACCTCTCCTTCTTCCGCTTTCGGCCATTCGGCCGCCCCTTTGTCACGGAGTCGTTCATGTCGACCTACACCCACTCCCACCGCCGCACCGTCCTGCGCGCCGCGGTCGCCACCGCCGCCCTCGCGGGAGCCCTCCTCGCCCCGAGCACCGCCGCCTTCGCCGCCGACGCCCCCACGACCGCCGACGCCCCGAAGGCCGCCACCTCGGCGCAGACCAAGGCAGTGACCAAGGCGACGGACGGGGAGCTCGTCGGTCACCCCGTGCTGGCCGACGGCACCAAGGGCGACCTGTGGAAGAAGGGCAAGGGCTGGTACCACCTCGACCTCCACACCGCCAGCGGCATGCCGATCGCGAGCCTCCACGTCGGCGGCCCGAACGCCCAGGCGCAGGACGGACAGCAGGTCCGCGGCATGTGGGTCACCCTGAACGACTCCGGCCAGGTCCACTCCTGGAAGAACCCCGCCACCGGCCACGGCTTCGACGCCGGCGGCACCGAGACCCGCAAGGGCTGCACCGTCTCCTGGGGCATGGGCACCCCCTACGAAGGCATCAGCCTGCAACTCTCCAACGGCACCTCGGGACCCGTCGCCCAGCTCATCGACACCAAGACCGCCCGAACGCTGACCACCCTCACCACCACCAACCCCACCGGCCTCGCCGGAGGCGCCCGCATCAAGAACAGCGACGACCCCAAGACGCCCCAGTTCCAGATGCGCGTCATCGGCGGCCAGATTCCGTGGGAGGGCGTCTCCTTCCCCAAGCCCCCCACGGACTGCACCACCAACCCCACCACCACCAAGCCCGCCGCCAAGCCGACCGCCGCCACCAAGCCCACCCCGGCGGCCACCCCGGCCAAGGCCACCCCCGCGCTCTCCACCCACAACGCCGCGCAGACCTCCGTCCTGCCCAAGGGCGGCGTCGCCGCCGGCGCCGAGATCGCACCGGAGAACACGGGCAACAACACCGCCCTCATCGCGGGCGGCGCGAGCACCCTCACCCTTGGCGCCGCCGCAGCCGGCTTCATCGCCCTGCGCCGCCGCACCACCCAGCACAACTGAACCACCCCACACACGAACAGAACCCAACCGCCCGCCCTCGGAAGCCCACCCGCTCCCGAGGGCACCGGCACATCCAGGGCCTTGGGATCAAGAGCTCCGACGCGGCCGGGTGCGTGGCGGCACGGCTCCTCCCGTACTCCGCCGCAGGTACGCGCGCACGTGGTGGGCCGTCAGGTCCACGAGGGTGCTGCGGGGAGGCGCAGGCGCCGGTGTTCGAGGGCCGTGGCGAGGGCGTAGGCGCCGCCGCCTGCGAGGGCGAGGACCCAGTAGAGGCCGGGGGCGTCGAGGGAAAGCGCCGCGGTGGAGGTCAGGGCGAGCCAGACACCGAGGGCGTAGTGCAGCACGTTGCGGCGTACGGCGCCTTCGGCGAGGTAGAGCAGGCCGACGATGAGACCGGAACCGGCGGGCCAGAGGATGGACTGGAGTTCGGGCTTGCCGAGGATGGATGTGAGGCCGGTGATGGCGAGGAACAGGGCGGTGAACGCGACGACCCAGGCGACGCCGAGCAGTTTGCCGGAGAGGACGTCGGGCGCTGCGGCCCCCCGCTGGGCCCGCAGCGCGGCGATGGTCGCTTGGACGATGCCCGTGACGAGGCCGATTCCCAGGAGCGTCATGGGCAGCCAGCCGGGCAGGCCGAGCAGAGGGGTGTCCCCCTGCGAGGCTGCGGCAGCACCGTGCCCGAGCACGTAGGCCAGTCCGAAACTGAGGTAGGCCGCGCGGTTGTCGACCTCGTGCGGGAGACCGATCGGATGGACGGGGGCAGGAGCGGGGGCAGCGGGCGGTGGTTCCGTTGCGTGGCTGGGCATGGTGGGTGTCCCCTCAGGGGTGGTTGACGGATGCGTGGAGACGCCAGGGGAAGCTGCCGGGCCGTCTCGGGTCGTGTCGGATCGCTTCGTGTCGGTCGGGCGTGCGTGCGTGCGTGCGTGCGGGAGCGTTGGTCCTGCGGCCCGGTGTCACGCACGCCGGCCCTCGTGATCGGGAAAGGGCGCGGCGGTTCCGGATCAGGTGGCGGATGACTTGTCGGTGGCCTGGTCGGTCGTCTGGTCGGTCACCTGGTTCTGTCGGGCCGGTGTGTTGGTCTTGGCCGACTGGGGCGGGAGGGCGGCGCGCGCTTGGCGGCTCGGGCAGGTGAGGCGTACGGCGAGGAGGGCGGTGGCCGCCAGGATCGCGGCGGAGACCGCGAAGGCCGCCCGGTACCCGGCGGTGAGCGCTTCCAGGTGGGTCTGGTGGGTGGACGCGTGGGCCGTGACGGATCCGGCGAGGGTGGCGAGGGCCGCGAGGCCGATCGCGCCGCCGACCTGGCGGGTGGTGTTCACCAGTCCGCCGGCCAGTCCGGCGTCCCGCCCCGGAACACCGTCCACGGCGAGCGCGGTGAGTTGGACGAAGGCGATGCTCAGGCCGAGGCCGACCAGGACGCTCGGACCCAGGACATCGCCGAGGTAGCTCCCGTCTGCGCTGATCCGTGACAGCCACAGCAGCCCTCCGGCCTCGGTGAGCAGGGCCGCGGTGACGGTGGCGGTGGCGCCGATGCGCCGGGAGACACGGGGCGCCGCGATGGCGCCGAGTATGTTGGCTGCGGCGAGGGGGAGTTGACCGGCTCCGGTGGCCAGCGGGCTCATCCCGAGCACCTGTTGCTGGTACAGCGGCAGAAAGAAGAACAGTCCGATCCACACGGAGCCGAGGAGCGTCATCAGCAGGTTGCCCGCGGCGACACGGCCGGTGGAGAACAGCCGCGGCGGTATCAGGGCGTCGGGCCGGCGCCGCTCGATGACGGCGAAGGCCGCGAACAGCGTGACCGCGCCGAGAAGGGCGCCGAGGACGCCGCCGTTCGTCCAGCCGGACCCGCGTGCGCTGGTCAGCGCCCATACGAGGCAGGTCAGGGCGAGGGTGACGGTCGCGGTACCCAGGAGATCGAACCGCCCCGACTCACGGTCGCCGGCCCCGGGCACGAACACCGCGACGGTGATGAGGACGAGTACCGCCCCGAGGGCGACGATGTGGAAGACCCAGGGCCAGCCCCAGGCCTGTGTGAGCATGCCGCCCAGCAGGACGCCGGCCGCTC
Above is a window of Streptomyces sp. NBC_01426 DNA encoding:
- a CDS encoding beta/gamma crystallin domain-containing protein codes for the protein MKPKRFVRSAAVAFAAAASLTLTIPGNAFAIDHIECRGGENFLKIWSHEGGRQSVDCYANKGRTGFGGWWVDKISTGNNDLIYYDANGDSVRINRWTEITFPNHPPKVNSIEIL
- a CDS encoding DUF6422 family protein, translated to MSYPPARLSDEHVRALREAVLLVSQAKSAAADVLARSGIEPGALVHGSLEYCTGVESSGRRNQPCGCPGFRGDSDFCFSQYRDFTGPDIGAGAIIRVCGHPQEYHESF
- a CDS encoding ABC transporter permease, producing the protein MPSHATEPPPAAPAPAPVHPIGLPHEVDNRAAYLSFGLAYVLGHGAAAASQGDTPLLGLPGWLPMTLLGIGLVTGIVQATIAALRAQRGAAAPDVLSGKLLGVAWVVAFTALFLAITGLTSILGKPELQSILWPAGSGLIVGLLYLAEGAVRRNVLHYALGVWLALTSTAALSLDAPGLYWVLALAGGGAYALATALEHRRLRLPAAPSWT
- a CDS encoding MFS transporter, which codes for MNLERTKDDPAARPRQGSALAALAAAQFTVMLATSIVNVALPQIRAGVGLSDGGITWVVNAYGLAFGALLLAGGRAADLLGRRRVLIAGLAVFAGSSLAAGLAASPSVLIAARAVQGLGAAAIAPAALALTMGLFPPGPGRGRALGVWGAVSGAGGAAGVLLGGMLTQAWGWPWVFHIVALGAVLVLITVAVFVPGAGDRESGRFDLLGTATVTLALTCLVWALTSARGSGWTNGGVLGALLGAVTLFAAFAVIERRRPDALIPPRLFSTGRVAAGNLLMTLLGSVWIGLFFFLPLYQQQVLGMSPLATGAGQLPLAAANILGAIAAPRVSRRIGATATVTAALLTEAGGLLWLSRISADGSYLGDVLGPSVLVGLGLSIAFVQLTALAVDGVPGRDAGLAGGLVNTTRQVGGAIGLAALATLAGSVTAHASTHQTHLEALTAGYRAAFAVSAAILAATALLAVRLTCPSRQARAALPPQSAKTNTPARQNQVTDQTTDQATDKSSAT